In Deinococcus fonticola, one DNA window encodes the following:
- a CDS encoding DUF2726 domain-containing protein, translated as MTLSIILFLVGVVIAAVLLRSVNNVARKTPPKSLPVAAKKYFFSRAEREFYETLKQALPASYVAFPNVRLQDIFYITAKGDERRGVYSRFQDKHVDFLVCERKNYRPVLGIELDGSSHDRAEQKYRDAVKETVFRSSGMTLLRFRNEDKLSPSALAVALGTYL; from the coding sequence ATGACGCTGAGCATCATTCTTTTCCTTGTGGGTGTTGTTATTGCGGCTGTCCTGCTGCGGTCGGTTAATAACGTCGCTCGGAAAACCCCGCCTAAATCCCTTCCTGTGGCCGCAAAGAAATACTTCTTTTCCCGTGCTGAGCGTGAGTTTTACGAAACGCTCAAGCAGGCGCTCCCTGCGTCCTATGTCGCCTTTCCCAATGTGCGCCTGCAAGACATTTTCTACATCACGGCCAAAGGGGATGAGCGCCGGGGCGTCTACTCACGCTTTCAGGACAAGCATGTTGATTTCCTCGTGTGTGAGCGCAAAAATTACCGCCCGGTGCTGGGGATTGAACTTGACGGTTCAAGCCATGACCGGGCAGAGCAGAAATACCGGGACGCGGTAAAAGAGACAGTTTTTCGGAGTTCGGGCATGACACTGCTGCGTTTTCGGAATGAAGATAAACTAAGTCCTTCGGCATTAGCAGTGGCCCTGGGAACCTATCTCTAG
- a CDS encoding VirB4 family type IV secretion system protein codes for MFKSRKRERKSIGMGEGEISFAKRLNLWDIHENIGVLKDGRLMYGFYFEPPSHLHYTPDNLLQRSSRLKAVFDLAIPDGEIMSTYTSLRATHEEAVADIRGYAMACTDPILKELTLRRAMMLEEKIRQGEVSNWLFFATVTVTPQTGERFSVDAAPNPRELSRAVANAQALQRAAVQQMKAAGFRAEAMSGQDIFEECFFYLNPGWPLAPQFIPLAERTINAVRHGKSDQQSLQRQLTASPGNNLESDYYMAGDRYVDVLSVGRLPEYTETGYTRALTQDLHGTYYIVVQAQRENDYDVNNELEKSKNDLWSRVKSPGVVPSGKAVNKLEHVERAQKLEGLESRFKASVGIVLVAASLDELERMKRQARGNMSRLRAGMPIAYGYQAEAQYFALMPFNGTMSGFIFQPYTSSVIDLFPPVSPWGGLNEGAITYQNRDKSLIRFDLFTKQTITAHFAIYAPTGSGKTVLVQSLYIAELTKYPDAVWLVTDAKQDFSYLFKSLSDSEIIVFGYDSDTRLNIFDLGEDSEKKPNGEKLASLSAFIRIFVEPPRDASEKGYEDVAITEGIMAVYAQFSQEERPPQMKDLYRMLSIIENYDDGRRMEEKVIEAARSVSIRLRKAIGESPVAQFVDCQSNRTLSARRMYFSTGGIPEDDELMKRVANHIIKNAMWQVTKKYPRGLPKFIFMDEFENQVQTEEELDAVMRMMRVFRSYGVSLGIGTQSATASKYFGDLRDSFSHLFIGRYSKDVAKDVVQTLSLPEVMAEQLPTLQNVVGNYSEFALMSQIGGQNEGGGKSGDIIQLRETKLTLWLVNSGHHEVAEKDRYVAEVGGNILQGVKNLVQDKFGGEL; via the coding sequence GTGTTCAAAAGTCGTAAGAGGGAACGCAAAAGTATTGGAATGGGGGAAGGTGAAATCTCATTTGCTAAGCGTCTGAACCTCTGGGATATTCACGAGAACATCGGGGTCTTGAAAGATGGACGCCTGATGTACGGCTTCTATTTCGAGCCGCCCTCTCACCTGCATTACACTCCTGACAACCTTTTACAGCGTTCCAGTCGCCTCAAAGCCGTTTTTGACCTTGCTATTCCTGACGGCGAAATCATGTCCACTTACACCAGTTTGCGGGCCACGCACGAGGAAGCGGTTGCCGACATTCGCGGTTACGCTATGGCTTGCACCGATCCGATCCTTAAAGAACTGACCCTACGCCGCGCCATGATGCTAGAGGAAAAAATCAGACAGGGCGAAGTATCGAACTGGCTTTTTTTCGCCACTGTGACGGTCACACCACAAACAGGAGAACGTTTTTCAGTGGACGCCGCGCCCAATCCCCGAGAACTGAGCCGCGCCGTCGCTAACGCCCAGGCTCTACAAAGAGCCGCTGTCCAGCAGATGAAGGCCGCAGGCTTCCGAGCTGAGGCAATGAGCGGGCAGGACATTTTTGAAGAATGTTTTTTTTATCTCAATCCTGGCTGGCCGTTGGCCCCCCAGTTCATTCCTCTGGCCGAGCGCACCATTAACGCAGTCAGGCATGGTAAATCTGACCAGCAATCTCTACAGCGCCAACTTACCGCCAGTCCCGGCAACAATCTTGAAAGCGACTACTACATGGCGGGCGACAGGTATGTTGACGTGCTGAGCGTGGGCCGCTTGCCGGAGTACACCGAAACAGGCTACACCCGCGCACTTACCCAGGATTTGCACGGAACGTATTACATCGTCGTGCAGGCCCAGCGCGAGAATGACTATGACGTTAACAATGAGCTGGAAAAGAGCAAGAACGATCTTTGGTCACGGGTAAAATCCCCTGGCGTGGTGCCGAGCGGCAAAGCCGTGAACAAGCTGGAACACGTCGAGCGGGCGCAGAAACTTGAAGGGCTGGAATCCCGCTTCAAGGCCAGTGTGGGTATCGTGTTGGTAGCCGCCTCTTTGGACGAGCTGGAACGCATGAAACGGCAGGCACGCGGCAACATGAGCCGTTTGCGGGCCGGGATGCCCATTGCTTACGGCTATCAGGCCGAGGCGCAGTATTTCGCCCTGATGCCTTTTAACGGCACGATGAGCGGCTTTATTTTCCAGCCGTATACCAGCAGCGTCATTGACCTGTTCCCCCCGGTATCCCCGTGGGGCGGGCTGAATGAAGGGGCCATTACCTACCAGAACCGCGACAAGTCGCTGATTCGCTTTGACCTGTTCACCAAACAGACGATCACAGCCCACTTTGCGATTTATGCCCCCACCGGGAGCGGCAAAACTGTGCTCGTACAGTCGCTTTACATTGCTGAGCTGACCAAGTACCCGGACGCCGTATGGCTTGTCACCGACGCCAAACAGGATTTTAGCTACCTGTTTAAGAGCCTCAGCGACAGCGAAATTATTGTGTTCGGTTACGACTCTGATACCCGGCTCAACATTTTTGACTTGGGAGAAGATTCAGAGAAGAAACCCAACGGCGAAAAACTGGCCTCTCTATCAGCTTTTATCCGCATTTTCGTAGAGCCGCCAAGAGATGCCAGTGAGAAGGGGTACGAGGACGTAGCGATTACTGAAGGAATTATGGCGGTGTACGCGCAGTTCTCCCAGGAGGAGCGGCCACCCCAGATGAAAGACCTGTACCGGATGCTGAGTATCATCGAGAACTACGACGACGGGCGGCGCATGGAGGAGAAGGTCATCGAAGCGGCCCGCAGCGTGAGTATCCGGTTACGCAAAGCCATTGGGGAAAGCCCGGTAGCGCAGTTTGTTGATTGCCAGAGCAACCGCACTCTGAGCGCCCGCCGCATGTATTTCAGCACGGGCGGTATTCCAGAGGACGACGAGCTGATGAAGCGTGTTGCCAATCACATCATTAAAAACGCCATGTGGCAGGTCACGAAGAAGTACCCACGCGGCCTACCCAAGTTTATTTTCATGGACGAGTTCGAGAACCAGGTGCAGACCGAAGAAGAACTTGATGCCGTAATGCGAATGATGCGCGTATTCCGTTCTTACGGCGTGAGCTTAGGCATTGGTACGCAGTCAGCGACGGCCAGCAAATATTTTGGCGACCTGAGAGACAGTTTCTCGCACCTGTTCATTGGCCGCTACAGCAAAGACGTTGCAAAAGACGTGGTGCAAACACTCTCTTTGCCGGAAGTGATGGCCGAGCAGCTCCCCACCTTGCAGAACGTCGTCGGAAACTACAGCGAGTTTGCCCTGATGTCACAAATCGGCGGGCAGAACGAAGGGGGAGGGAAATCCGGTGACATTATCCAGTTGCGGGAAACGAAACTCACCTTATGGCTGGTCAACTCCGGCCACCACGAAGTTGCTGAGAAAGACCGCTACGTTGCAGAAGTCGGCGGCAACATTTTGCAGGGCGTCAAAAACTTAGTTCAAGACAAGTTTGGAGGGGAACTATGA